The following coding sequences lie in one Crassostrea angulata isolate pt1a10 chromosome 10, ASM2561291v2, whole genome shotgun sequence genomic window:
- the LOC128166953 gene encoding uncharacterized protein LOC128166953: MGLLLARLLTAFESFSQESSESKILMLGLDSAGKTTILYKIKLNENVQGIPTVGFHVETVSPIKGVTFTVWDVGGQEVIRPLWKHYYQNTHGLVYVVDSNDRERILESREELFGILENNDMRGVPVVIIANKQDQPNALSTSDVADLLCLHKLTSRKWFIQPACAIKGEGLHESISELATLVKEFKKVSR, from the exons ATGGGATTATTACTGGCTAGATTGTTAACTGCATTTGAGTCCTTTTCACAGGAATCTTCAGAGTCTAAAATTCTAATGCTTGGCTTAGACTCTGCAG gcaAGACAACAATTCTGTACAAGATCAAACTGAACGAGAACGTACAGGGAATTCCCACTGTTGGGTTTCACGTGGAAACCGTGTCCCCGATAAAGGGCGTGACCTTCACGGTTTGGGACGTAGGGGGTCAGGAAGTGATTAGACCTCTGTGGAAGCATTACTACCAAAACACGCACG GATTGGTGTATGTTGTGGACAGCAATGACAGAGAGAGAATCCTGGAGTCACGTGAGGAACTGTTTGGGATTTTGGAGAACAATGATATGAGAGGAGTTCCGGTGGTGATCATTGCCAACAAACAGGACCAACCAA ATGCCCTGAGTACATCTGATGTGGCTGACCTTTTGTGCCTACACAAACTAACGTCTAGAAAATGGTTCATACAGCCCGCATGCGCAATAAAGGGTGAAGGACTTCATGAGTCCATAAGCGAATTAGCAACACTAGTAAAAGAATTCAAAAAAGTTTCGAGATGA